One genomic segment of Manis pentadactyla isolate mManPen7 chromosome 1, mManPen7.hap1, whole genome shotgun sequence includes these proteins:
- the ZDHHC3 gene encoding palmitoyltransferase ZDHHC3 isoform X3, which produces MDHHCPWVNNCVGENNQKYFVLFTMYIALISLHALIMVGFHFLHCFEEDWTKCSSFSPPTTVILLILLCFEGLLFLIFTSVMFGTQVHSICTDETGIERLKRKHQPREHTGSWTSVKETFGGDFSLNWLNPFSGPCHPEPLSAGDGMRQVSDTDSTETTEEPPEERKAEDSVGVIGE; this is translated from the exons ATGGACCACCACTGTCCCTGGGTCAATAACTGTGTTGGCGAGAACAACCAGAAGTACTTCGTCCTGTTTACA ATGTACATAGCTCTCATTTCCTTGCACGCCCTCATCATGGTGGGATTCCACTTCCTGCACTGCTTTGAAGAAGACTGGACAA AGTGCAGCTCCTTCTCACCACCCACCACGGTGATCCTCCTCATCCTGCTGTGCTTTGAGGGGCTGCTCTTCCTCATTTTCACTTCAGTGATGTTTGGGACCCAGGTGCACTCCATCTGCACAGATGAGACA GGCATCGAGCGCCTCAAGCGAAAGCACCAGCCCAGGGAGCACACCGGCAGCTGGACGTCAGTGAAAGAGACCTTCGGTGGGGACTTCTCCCTGAACTGGCTCAACCCCTTCTCCggaccatgtcacccagagcctcTCAGTGCCGGGGATGGGATGCGGCAGGTGTCAGACACTGACAGCACAGAAACGACGGAGGAGCCGCCGGAGGAGAGGAAGGCCGAGGACTCTGTGGGGGTGATAGGCGAGTGA